In Penaeus chinensis breed Huanghai No. 1 chromosome 19, ASM1920278v2, whole genome shotgun sequence, a single genomic region encodes these proteins:
- the LOC125035161 gene encoding probable histone deacetylase 1-B: protein MSAAPHNRKKVCYYYDSDIGNYYYGQGHPMKPHRIRMTHNLLLNYGLYRKMEIYRPHKATQDEMTKFHSDDYIRFIRSIRPDNMNEYNKQMQKFNVGEDCPVFDGLYEFCQLSSGGSIAGAVKLNKQACDIAINWAGGLHHAKKSEASGFCYVNDIVLAILELLKYHQRVLYIDIDIHHGDGVEEAFYTTDRVMTVSFHKYGEYFPGTGDLRDIGAGKGKYYAVNFPLRDGIDDESYDSIFVPIMTKVMETYQPSAIVLQCGADSLSGDRLGCFNLTLKGHAKCVEFVKKYNLPLLLLGGGGYTIRNVARCWTYETAVALNTEIANELPYNDYFEYFGPDFKLHISPSNMANQNTPEYLDKIKTRLFENLRMLPHAPGVQSIAIPEDGVAEESEDEDKASPDERISIRASDKRIAPDNEYSDSEDEGDGRRDERSFKPKKKTKTDESATNNGAGEDKKDPSITSAKEEKSGSQVGQNETKVES, encoded by the exons ATGTCGGCCGCACCGCACAACAGGAAGAAAGTCTGCTATTACTATGACA gtgACATTGGAAACTATTACTATGGCCAGGGTCATCCCATGAAGCCACACAGGATACGCATGACTCACAACCTCCTCTTGAATTATGGGCTGTACCGCAAGATGGAGATATAT AGACCTCATAAAGCAACTCAAGATGAGATGACGAAGTTCCATAGTGATGACTACATCAGATTTATACGGTCCATTCGTCCAGATAACATGAATGAGTACAATAAACAGATGCAAAAGT TTAATGTTGGAGAAGACTGCCCGGTCTTTGATGGCCTCTATGAGTTTTGTCAGTTATCTTCTGGAGGCTCCATTGCTGGTGCTGTGAAGTTGAACAAACAAGCTTGTGATATTGCTATTAACTGGGCTGGTGGACTTCATCATGCAAAAAAG AGTGAAGCTTCAGGTTTCTGCTATGTGAACGACATTGTGTTAGCTATTTTGGAGCTGCTGAAGTATCACCAGCGAGTTCTgtacattgatattgatattcatcATGGAGATGGTGTTGAGGAGGCCTTCTACACCACAGACCGTGTTATGACTGTCTCCTTCCACAAGTATGGAGAGTATTTCCCAGGGACTGGAGACCTAAGA GATATTGGTGCTGGGAAGGGTAAATATTATGCTGTTAACTTCCCATTAAGAGATGGCATAGATGATGAGAGCTATGACAGCATATTTGTGCCAATAATGACAAAG GTTATGGAAACCTACCAGCCCTCTGCAATTGTTCTTCAGTGTggtgctgactctctctctggaGACAGGCTTGGTTGTTTCAACCTCACCCTAAAAG GTCATGCAAAGTGTGTTGAATTTGTCAAGAAGTACAACCTTCCCCTGCTCTTGCTTGGTGGAGGAGGATACACCATCCGTAATGTAGCAAGATGTTGGACTTATGAAACAGCTGTTGCTTTGAATACGGAAATTGCAAATGAACTTCCCTACAATGATTACTTTGAATATTTTGGACCAGACTTCAAGCTCCATATCAGCCCCTCAAACATGGCCAATCAGAATACACCAGAGTATTTAGACAAGATCAAAACCAGACTGTTTGAGAACTTGAGGATGTTGCCACATGCACCTGGTGTACAAAGTATAG CTATTCCAGAAGATGGTGTAGCAGAAGAGAGTGAAGATGAAGACAAGGCCAGTCCAGATGAGAGAATTTCTATACGTGCTTCAGACAAACGCATTGCACCAGACAATGAATATTCAGATTCTGAAGATGAGGGTGACGGGCGAAGAGATGAACGATCCTTCAAgcccaaaaagaaaacgaagactgaTGAGAGTGCAACCAATAATGGTGCAGGAGAGGACAAGAAGGACCCCTCTATCACTTCTGCAAAGGAGGAAAAGTCTGGTTCTCAGGTTGGACAGAATGAAACTAAAGTGGAATCTTGA